The nucleotide sequence TTATTACAGATAGCTCGCGTTTCTTCGCGACGCTTGGAAATGAAAAGGAAAAACATTTATCGCGGTCTCTCCCACGGTCTTTGATTCtcgcaagaaaaaagaaaagtaaacaTTTCTCCGAGAGTATCCGATTTATCTTTGATCTTCGAGAGAGTGTGTGGCTCGACACGGAGTATTGTTGCGCCCACACGCACTCGAGTTTTCCCCGCGAGCAGGCCCCCGTGTGTACTTACTACCCTTAAGGTAAATAGGGCGATCGAGATCGAGATCTCGCGGCAATATCGCGTTACGATGTTTGCAAACGTCGTGTTGACCCCGCGACACTAGACTCGGCCGGCCGGTCGATCGAATAAAGAGCGTCGCCGATCGGATAATCGAGATTAGATTATGGTCGTCACGTAAGAGTAGCAGGTACAAGAAATCGCAGGTAAGAGACGCTTTGATCTTTTCACTTTTCTTCCTTGTGCACCGAGTTATAATGTAACTGTTTGTTCGATGGATACGATaatccgagagagagagagagagagagagagagagagaaactgcTCGATCGAAAgattattcgaaattttatataaaccttATACACCTGTTACACAAAAGggacgataaaataataaattgttggcataaatttatttcattagctCACATAAATACTAATTCGAgacttctattaattttaaaatggatTACAAGTAATAGGGAGtttgctataaaatttcaattaggAATGACAAATGTACACGATTATCTATTTAACGATTAGAACGAATATCTGCAATGAAAAGTGTGTTCTCGACAATGAAATTTAAGacaatgatttaatttaatttaattctttcaaatataataatttctttgaagatgattttcattaaatttgaagtatatatatatatatatatatatatatataataaaaaatatatataattatatattatatatttatacataaatatataaaatttatatataatttatatctttattatatatatatatatatatatatatatatatatatatatatgttaaatttacgaaaatcattgcaattataataattctgtatagttgtcaaattaatgaaatttacggTAACATGTCCATCTAACACCGGCGCTATCGGTCTCAGGCTGAAGTTCGCGCGCGATCTCATCGTCGCGATCTACCGCGCCGGTGAAATACCGTATGACTTTTTGACGTGCTTTTAACAGATTGAATTGAAAATGGCTCTCTCCCCGtaggctctctctctctctctctctctctctcccgatATATCCGCCATCGGGCGTATATCCATATCCGCACCGAAACGACCGAACGGACAGACGAGGGAGACatgcgagaaaaatatatatttcttcctctctctctctctcgccccctttccctctccctatctctctttctctctctttctctctctctctcgcccccTTCGCCCGCTCCGTCGAATCCTCCGTCATCCTCCGCGAGCGCgaattcttcttctctcttttcatttttgcaCATTCGCTGATGCGGCACATTGCAAGCTGCGCCGGCGGAAACGACGTCGGGTTAGTAAGGGGGAGGGGGTGAGGGGGGTGAGGGTGGAGGAAGGGCGGGAGCGCGACTGGATCGGTCAGTCTGTGCGGAGGAGAGCTCGACGGGAGGACGCGGGGGGGGGGAGTAGAAATAATGTCCCggctcattttttaaaatcctcTCATCCCCCGGTTCCAGTCCCTCCCCCCGtccctccttccttccttccttccttccttccttccttcccccGGAATTCGTCGGTGGAGTGGTGGTCAGGACTCTGCGGggaacggaaaaaaaaaagtgacggACGCGTAGAGATATAGATGTGCGCGCGGGGGTGCGATATTATCGGGGCGCGATAGCCCCGGCACAGGGCGATCGGGTCCGGTCGGGGGTCCGGTCCGTCGCCGCGGATGTGAAACGGTCAAAGCTAAAAAGCACTCTCCGCCGAAACGGGCTATATATTATCTGCAACCCTTCAAACACAGAACACCGTCCgcggtgagagagagagagagagagagagagagagagagaggggagagagatggagagagagagagagatccatACATAACGTATAACGTGTGCGTAAGCTTCGCTCGCGTCCTGCGGGATCGCCGAAGCTCGGAGGAGAGTCCGCCGcgtctatatgtatatatatatatatatatatatatatatatatatatatatataaaatatgcttaaACCCCTTATTTAAGTGCTCCGCGTTTCGCATCAGTTGGATCTTGTTCGCGCAATTCCCCCTTCGTttgtattttctgtttttatacTATAGAATAACGGGAACTTAttattctccctctctctctctctctctctctctcttttagaaAGTttgtcttattaaatttttcaattttagaaatttattatcctttctctcttctctcttcttctttttccccctttttctctctaaagaatagaaagatcactgatatatatctttttattacatgaatATTTAAGGCAATAAAACTATTGATAAAACtgatgataaaattgtttatgcttttatatagatatttttatggaataattttgtccagaagattaaaagaaatttaaaaaacgctATTTATTACCCACATCCTGCATGTCTCCTAAATTTTCATTCGAGAGAAAGGATattcagaatataaattatttatatattcaatcacGATATATCTTTACATTAACACTTTATTCCACAGCGACGATTCCAtagctattaattaattgtcacTTTccaattattgcgaaaaagaAAGCGATGCCGACTTAATCTACGGCGTATGcgtatctacatatatatatatatatatatatatatatgcatataatagtCGCATGTTACAGAAGGGATGAAATGGGCGTGGTTACGAGGGGTTGCGAGTTCTTGGTTACGATCTCGTCGGCCAATGCGGGGCCGCTTTACCATCTGGCAACTGTTGCAAACGCAAGCGCCGTCAAGCCTACCTTTCCGAGCTCGCTATAGGTCGCCGTATATTGAACACAGCACCGAATCTGATGACGTACCAGCGCAGACTCGAATGctgtctttaaaaaaaagcaaaagagcaagagagagagagagagagagagagagagagagagagagaacgagcgaTAAGGAAACAGAAGATAAGAAAAGAACCCCCTGGCATGCAATTCAACTTTAACTGGTTTGTTCATAGtctataactattattttatttctatggaAATATACAACAGCTTATTTACACGGTCAGtaaataagaagaataaattgatatataatacacaagtttcgaatataaattttgacgattgcatacattaaatatgtacGGAATGTAATGTTGTAATGTTAAAACTATTGGCCTTCTCCAAAGTTAAGCGTGAAAAGTGATggttcaatttttattccgtatttatatcaaaatatttgccaaataaaaactaagaactaaacatttgtttattatatagtttaaattttataataaatttttattataaaatttgattgtttttaataaaaatttcatccaaaagaaataattaatattgtcacataaactatatatatatgtataaactctctctctctctctctctctatatatatatatatatatatatatatatatatatatatatatatatatgtatgtatatattaaaaacagacatacattattttatttcttttttctttaattgtctttattaaaatatcatttatttgatttaatttatgaattgaaaaattttgtgaacTTTTACTGTATCCCtttaattctgaaatattatttattattataattttatatatatatatatatatatatatatatatatatatatataatttaataatatacttatgtatagcaaaatgaatttatttccgCAAATCGCATTTTAATGACAGTGACACATATAGTAATCGCGACTGTCATTCAATAATCTAATCTAAGATTTACTTCTTTTTAGCTTTGTCGTCAAGAATTTCGATCAGATTTATCGCAGCAGCATTCCAATGCCAAAAGCATGCTATCTATTATGTGGCTCGTCCTgctgtagaaatatttatatttttcatcggcTAACGGATGACGATTATAAACATCTGTCATAAATTCGCCGTCCGGCGTGAAGAAGAGAATCCTCGGAACGTACGTCCCGTCCGGTTGAAACCTCGCTTCGTCTTGCGCGGACATCTCGCCTTTTCTCGCATCCACCATCACGAAGCTACACATTGTAACAGGTATAAAAAATCCTATATTACTTATACTCGTTAGATACTCGGCTCATTATGTTTAATTCGCTCTCACTCGATTGCtacttttttaaagttttgcaAAGTTTAGTTTGCAAAAACCGTGtgcattgtatattttatatattttgcatctcTATAgtgattaattgtatttttatttttaaattgtatttttttaaaacataaaacatatgATTGACTCATTTATGTTAACAGTGCacacttattaataattaaaaaattaaattatacatatatataataaaatatattattaatatagtttaattttaaaattaattttaaatattaaaattttaatatttaattgtgttgCAGCAAAAAACTTTgcaagagggagagagagaaagagagagagagggagaaaggtGCATCACTCACTGTTTGCTGAGATCGAGAAGTCTGATGGAGTTGATGAATTTAGGCTTGAGTTTCTCACAAGTGGGACAACCCGGTTTGTGGATTAGAAGAAATATCGGTTTCCTGGAGATCTTGGCCTCTCGGAAACCCTCCTGCAGATTCTTCCATTTGTACATTTGCCCGAAAACGTTATTCAGATTGTTATCGGCCGCGTTTCCGAATACATAATACGCCAGGGCGGTAAAATTGACGGAACCGACGAGATACTTCGCATAACGcatgcttaatttttttttaacgaagaaACGTTTCTTTATTCAATCACTACTAATATCAATTTCGAGGTTCGACGtatacgtgtgtatgtatatgcgtgTGCGATTTAAAATTCTCGATGCTAACTTCGCGCCTCGTTCCATCATCAAATGCCATCTATCGATAAGTTGACAGTACTAGGATGagaggaaatattaataaaagagacgtcggtaaaaattatataactcaattgaaatcaaatgaatgaaatatataagatgttttcaaattaactttttcattTCGGATAAGGATACTTGAATGattacaaatatcaaataGAACAATAAACCGAATATCTAAAATCTAGTGATTTGTGGTTTGATGAAACAGTATGTCTATAGATGGCGATGTAGATAACGAGCacgagttttaaaattaaaaaaaaaaaagaaaaaatgaataaaagaataaaaatatagaaagcgaacaagagaaaaaaaagaagagaaaaagtaaGGTAGAGAgagtattgcaaaatatattcaattagataataaattcagATGTACgtataagttaatataaaaacgttaattaatgtaaaatatttgagtaaattttttatatacataatagacgtgaaaaataatgtatataaaaaatttaattttatattgcacataggcattatatttaataatacctattattaaataggcattattataaatatataatgcattattgtataataataaaaatgactgCGTGCGTGTGCAAAATGTAGTTAATGCAGCGAAAGCGatcaatctatttttattcacgcATAAGCGATATTGCGAAAGTAATTATGTccgaatattgtaaaaatatttgtattacattatgtaataaaattgttagtgtgtatatattattatgtataataataaaaatgactgtgtgtgtgtgtataaagtgTAGTATAACAGCGAAAGCGATTGCGTCCGATATccgacattattatatatagtattatatgtatatacgtaaaaCACCTCTGTGcgcattatattgtatttattattatattgcatataataataaatatgtgtgtgtgtgtatgtgcgcgcgcgcaaaatGTAATTGATAGCGACATATGTACGCGTAAAATGCCTGTGTGCAttgttgtataataaaaatgactgcgtgtatgcgtgtgtgtgtgtgtgtgtgtgtgcgcgcgcgcgcgcgcgcgcgcgtgtgtgcaaaatatattgaattgaaTGGAAAGTTTATGCTGTTTTTTGCTAATAAATGAATAGAAGATCGAAAAAACAATGAACTTTTCATTCAAACCAATAACTAACAGCGAAAgtctagaaaataataatcttttttttatatacatatattgcgaTATTCAATagcgttaatttaattttattatttaatgaaataccGATAATAGTACGATTGTTTAATGAAATACGATAATACGCAGAATAGAAAAGTGTTATGTATAACGttgtaaagaatatatataagaaaatcgataatagtctgtaaaattatattttgtaatttttaaaaattgaataaaatgtattaaaaatacaaagcgTATATGTCTTCTTAATTAACCTACCCATCCATTTTCACATCTTGTCGCATCtttgttaattatacattttcttgAAATCAAGTATCAGAAGAATATAATTAGCAAAGAGATGGcacagattaaaattttaaaaagcgcaaaACTTTGAAACATTGAAATCCGCAAAAGTATCAAGAGAACaaatcagcaaagaggtggcgtatCAAGAATATAACTAGCAAAAAGGtggcacaaattaaaatttaaaatgctcgaaaatttgaagcttcaaaatccgcaaaagtatcaggagaacatgatgagcaaagaggtggcgtatcaggagaatataactagcaaagaggtggcgcaaattaaaatttaaaaagcgcaaaaatttaaagctttaaaatccgcaaaagtatcaggagaacatgatgagcaaagaggtggcgtatcaggagaatataactagcaaagaggtggcgcaaattaaaatttaaaaagcgcgaaaatttaaagcttcaaaatccgcaaaagtatcaggagaacatgatgagcaaagaggtggcataTTAGGAGAATATAACTAGCAAAGAAGtggcacaaattaaaatttaaaaagcgcgaaaatttaaagcttcaaAATCTGCAaatgtatcaggagaacatgatgaACGAAGAGGTGGCGTATCAGGAGAATATAACTAGCAAGGAGGTGGCACaaaccaaaattttaaaaagcgcaaaaatttaaagcttcaaaatccgcaaaagtatcaggagaacatgatgagCAAAGAGGTAGCATATTAGGAGAATATAACTAGCAAGGAGGTGGCACaaaccaaaattttaaaaagcgcgaaaatttaaagcttcaaAATCCGCAaatgtatcaggagaacatgatgagCAAAGAGGTAGCGTATCAGGAGAATATAACTAGCAAGGAGGTGGCACaaaccaaaattttaaaaagcgcgaaaatttaAAGGTTCGAAATTCGCAaatgtatcaggagaacatgatgagCAAAGAGATGGCGTATCAGGAGAATATAACTAGCAAGAAGGTggcataaatcaaaattttaaaaagcgcaaaaattcgaaactttaaaatccgcaaagatattttttttttttttttttttttacgaaggaagagaaaaatgcattatgcatTCCCACCGGCCGGTCCGGTGGGATATGCGGGACTCGCACCCGCTAAAAAACTCTCCCTGTAAgaccaatatttattttcctgcCCAtacttacataaatttaaattctgagATATCGGGAACATGATAGGCAAGGAAAGTAGTATGATAAAAACttcagaaatttaaattttaaaaactccaattttattttattttctcatttacaatatagtaaaaattactATCTAAAAATTAGTTGTTCTTACaactcatttttcaatttttgcaaataattgctgtacaacttataaatatcttaagaagaaaaaattcatatatatatatgaaattccatatatataaaatcattcatatatattgtgtatttttatatattaaactagtTTCAGAAGCATATaagttgataaattaaaatgtatataaatatgattattaatatattcattcattataatatcatgTATTTAATACATCAGTATAtaagttttacaattttcaaagtataaaataatacaaagatgCAGTATAGTGTATTGCGTGTAgtcatctttttattcttaaaatatatgtgatattacTATCATACAAaacttacatatatgtataatattgttatcgcTTTAGTATAATTTAGCATTATGTCAtgatgtcaaatttttatatcaaatttatatatactaaaacaAAACATGGATGACAAGACGATAAGAGAAAAtgtgacaaaattaaaaaaatagattaatatctcattcatttatgacaaaataatgaattgaAAACTAAGATAAGAGATATTTCAACCTTtggatatgataattatttaaataaattatctataatgtaTACACAAGACTGAgaagtaataattttgataattgtattaataaaatataaaagcaaaaaatctgtgcatatttataataattattatctattaataacaACAAAATTCTGTTAATTTCAAGTActtatacttataaaataaagatttttaatcatatataaaatctcgggctccttataatataatagagtgattcgtatacatatatgtatgtgtgtatatgtatgtatttatacatatatattaggcATCACGTTAGTCTTAATTTATCACATtgtcttattgttaatttcttttcaaatatatattacattctatattttatcacacTTTAAGTTCTATCTTATTGatgtagatatttaaaattaatagcaaATGCATcaagtatttacaaataagcgtgaaaatgtatagatttaataaacaattgtaATCGTCACGTAAATCGTCaagtagatttttttaaattgttacttGCTTATGCAAACAACAATGTGTATCCGATAAATATGATCCATGAGTATTACTATCATTATAATACTATCAtgtacaaattatatgtatgtgtaactAGAgtcctatattatattataatataggacTCTATGTGTAACTAGCTACAGATATTTTcgaaagcaataatttttccagCACAAGTAttgttatacattaaaattaaatagtttgtaTAACCATCTTCAATGgtgattaaaatgatatgcgcgatatgttattttttcagCGAGGCACACTGGTTCCCTTACGCGACGCGATGACGCgaatatatcagaaaaaaataatatatgatttaaatttgtggaataaaaatataagagaatttCACTTTAATCAACCGCTATTTctcatttcaaatatatcgcaaaataaatttaaatacgtgCGATTTTCTTGCGTTAACAGATTGAACGAGGAGTCAAAGATTTTTGAATTAGTCACAGTCCaagagataaaattgataaaatttcaccGATGTTTGTgtcgtaatattttacatatgccATGACAATTACATtgagtattaaataaataataaatgaataaaattaaataagtagaAACTAAATGATATTTCATGGTCGGCGATTGTTATGTGTTATCgagataagaatttaattaccgACCAATCGTCAAGCCAATTTAGGCGGTTCGCAAACCGTGAATtcctcttatttatataaatcgctGCATAagcgatttatataaatcgtaaaCTTTTATCTCAGACAACATTTTTGGATCACATTCCTCGCTAAATTCCTATTCTACAGTCTAaagattcaagaaaaaaagagtacaATATTTTGCACATTCACCGCAACAACGATATCAGATAAATAAGAATGCGCGCTggcaataaatttgtaattgtacAGCTGATCATTAAATCGTAATCTATGGTGACGTGTACCGCGACTACGATTATATATCGCTAGATATCTTTAGTTTTTCTCTCATGCTTTCCATATATTATCGCAGTAAGCACGATGTCATCTATCACGGTAACATCTCTTCGCAGGATCTTATAATTAgcggcaattttttttttttcaacaatcttCCATTCCTTCACTAGGTGATGTAGCGAGGTAACTCGTATCAGGTAGAAAAAACACGAaatatctctcttctctctcttctcctcttCAATAGTAACGCACTCCACGTTCATTAATCGCTCCTCGAAGCACTGTTCTTTCGTAGGTCAGCGGATTGCCGTGAAGACGTAGCGGTTCCGCCGATCGTCGATAGTCCTTGTCGGTTACGAAGGACATTCTCCTTTTGGCCGGTGCCGGCTCGTTCGCGCCTTTCCCGTAGAACTTGCTACCGCTCTTAGCCTCGATCTCCTCTATTGATGGCAAACGAGAGTATCTGAGCTCATCGACGTCTTCGTCCCTCGGCAACGGACGTTTCTGATCCTCCGGAACCGGTCGGCCGTCCGGATAAACTCGTATCACCATCGGACCCGCCAGATACGGCCCCGGTTCCGATGGTAGAACGTAATCGCCGCTCGCCACGCTCTCCTCCGCGAGGCCGTTCGTCTCGCTGCCACTGCTCGCTGAAACAATTAAAGACaaagataaagaataaatgaatagaatagaaaatagagataataaaCTAGCGAGTGGATAAATGTGAATATCtacatcataaatttttcaaccaaaatatattgcataataacaattgactttataaaattaattatgtaaaagggAAAGAATATTGCTATTGTTTGTTTCTCTGCCGAGAaaagttttcctttttttttttttttgttctcagATCTCTCGTTAGCGAACGCGCCACCGTGACCACGAAAATAACGATGATTTAGTTATCGAGGATTAAGCAACAGACCCATTTGCGTAGACATAACGGATACCAGAAAGTATATGCACTTAGCTAAGCGAAATCCGTGTTCGAAATGATACTTCGCTAAGATGGAGCCTTGTTAAAGCCACAGAAGCATGTACCGAGTATACCATAAATTTCTCAATCGCGAAACAATTTCGCAGAAGTCGAATTATACTGTTAAAGTAGTgtctcaattatataaatttttatatgtgattattttttacaaaactagAACTTATGCAcacattctatattttataatattattataatattataatttattatatcatattataatatcataatttattataatttattataatttattatatcatattataatatcataatttattataatttattataatttattatatcatatttttattatattatatttttactatatttattatattatatcttattataatattattataatattataacttattaaagtcatttttatattacaatggtttatattaaaatcatttttatattacaatagttCCAAATTTCTATGTATATGCTTTTCGCGTCGAGTCCTACCAGATTtcctcaaattttattttcgcctACGATAGAAACATGCGTTTCATGTCATTCGATACAATAGATAGAAAATTGACATGTTGAAAAAGCGATACTATACTGTGTTTCAAAAGGAATAAACATCCGTAAAAGGAAAGGAACAAGAATACTAGACTCCCGCCTCCAGATGATCATCATTCTGGATCAATGGCCGTGTTGTGCGTTTCCACGCACGTTTATATTCCTAAACATGACCTCCGcattatgataatttagaaTCCAATATCTACACGTCAGCCCGTGTTCTTTTCACTTCCGACAACCGGCCGAATGTCATCGATTTGTAGGATACAAGGACTTTGTAAGAGACGTGCGGGAATTTGTTTTCGCGAGAACACGTACACACATATTTGCATAcaccaaaaaataaaaatttttccaaaagataaatacattttcttaattttgattttttttttttaatttaaataaaatatactttgtttcaaaaaatattctgttttattataaattattacttgcatgtaataaaaattacaatttttagaatacattatttaaaattttaataaaacaaaaatttatatttaaaaataaaagattatttactataaaataaagagaaactctgtattttttaaacaagcagctatgaattagaaaaatatttttttcaacaaagtaatttagtacaataaaaataagaaacaaattctttttttatttgcaaatacaagcatactttgcttttattttatattttactaaattaagTATGTTTGCTGCttgattgcaaatatttaagtaaataattttcttttaatcaaaaaatttttttgaatttagttACACTTTCTTTCAATGcatctatctttattttagtgaataaatgcaaatatctaCATCATAAA is from Cataglyphis hispanica isolate Lineage 1 chromosome 15, ULB_Chis1_1.0, whole genome shotgun sequence and encodes:
- the LOC126855159 gene encoding thioredoxin domain-containing protein 12-like; translated protein: MRYAKYLVGSVNFTALAYYVFGNAADNNLNNVFGQMYKWKNLQEGFREAKISRKPIFLLIHKPGCPTCEKLKPKFINSIRLLDLSKHFVMVDARKGEMSAQDEARFQPDGTYVPRILFFTPDGEFMTDVYNRHPLADEKYKYFYSRTSHIIDSMLLALECCCDKSDRNS
- the LOC126855147 gene encoding rhythmically expressed gene 5 protein encodes the protein MMMIMMMMTMTSSRTLIAKVITCILLGCCVTMRVTGSAIPMWEFLSRDEKMSHLYGLFSKQVAQYCADSSRPDCNKNLLVSGIRSLAGMNDNVLDQLDPYQRGAKEMIWRALVGNNRFASRIGHENDESYLTTGADLLASSGSETNGLAEESVASGDYVLPSEPGPYLAGPMVIRVYPDGRPVPEDQKRPLPRDEDVDELRYSRLPSIEEIEAKSGSKFYGKGANEPAPAKRRMSFVTDKDYRRSAEPLRLHGNPLTYERTVLRGAINERGVRYY